ACATTTAGTTTCTCTATATGTTGTTTTGATTCGTTTCTCTAGCTGCATCTTCAGTTCGAAACTTCAGCAAGTACTAACTACTTGAGATTCAATACCTTGTTTTATTGCCAGAAGTGCAAATAATATTCTCGGTACTTGCAAGTGAGATCTACAGTGCGGAGTAGATGCCAAATGAAAAAAGTTTCTGCAATTTGGAAGGAGATATTTCAGCTCACACCATATGTTGGTCCAGTGAAATTGATGAGAACTTGATCAATTTGTTTAAGTTTAACCGATGCACATGTTCAACAGCTTTTGTTTAAGTTTATTCTTTAGTTGAGTAATGCTCGTTTACTTGAAACTcttaccaatttttttattttttgtttgtcttttcacAATGGGTTGGGGAGAATAGGGGAAGAGGCAGCTACTTTTAAAAACCAGGTATCATTTCCTGTAACAGAGCAGCATATCTGTTGTGCCAACCTCTTCTTGTTAATAAGATGATCCTCATTTAGTAGTATTTATTTTCACTACCTACTGTATTGAACTTTGTTCCAGTTTTAATTGGGTCCCTGCTGGTGGACGTGATTCCCAAAATTAATCAagatgcgcgtaagctggctcggagacttgagttataaaaaaggAAAGGTAAACAACCGTAATGCTACGCACCACCAAATCCTATTATATGAAGTTTTGACATTGGATTCTCCCTTTCAAAACAGGGACCAGCGCTAGTACTTTCTAAGAAAAGTTTGGAATCACACCACAACTTTGGTACAAACTAAGAGCATctacattgtaataagtaaattagtatggataagcaaatttaacaacaatgctaaaaaaacatctcacattgtaataagcaaagttacaagtcttttagcaaataaccaaattctacCCATTCCATAActaaatttaacaacttttaccaataaccaaaactcaataatcaaacccaataaccaaattcaaaactaaaaaactaaaaaacaccccacattagaatcgtctcatcgagaagaataatttagtgtggtcgggtgcgtgattaaaactcgtttgtaattggacacaggtgcattgtgtattgtggggtttttttttatagagatgcaaaaataaccaatgtggaggtaaagtttgttaagtttgattatgaactaaatggataatcaaatgctgacgtggcacaattttgttattgattttgattattcccattgcggatgctctaagagcatccacaatgtaataattaaaaccaaaatgttgctaaacttagcaatgtttgctcaaaaaagtgctcacattgtaataaccaaacttagaaatctcttagcaactcatcaaattttgacctttgaataaccaaacttaacagcttttaccaataaccaaaactcaataaccaaacccaataaccaaattcataactaaaaaattaaaaaacacatcacattagaatcgtctcatcgagacgaataatttggtgtggtcgggtgcgtgattggaactcgtttgcaattggacataggtgcattgcgtattgtggggggggggggggggggttatagggatacaaaaataaccaatgtgaagatcaagtttgttaggtttgattatgaaccaaatggataatcaaatgctgatgtggcacattttggttatcgattttgattattcccattgcggatgctctaagagcatccacaatggactaatcaaaattggataatcaaaagttgtcacatcaacttttgattatccatttaaggggttgctaaggttaacAATATAGATGTCCACAGTAGCATAATtaacattgaataatcaaaatttgtcacaTCCTTTTCAATctgtaaaaatctaaaaattgtcaccatataaaacaattttttaaaaataattttcaaactaataaaaacagattattggaaatagaaaataatatttggaaaaaattttattttgaaaaaacacttttccgaaaaagtttaaaaaaaacagtttttgaaaaaaacacaatttttttaaataacaaatttgaaaaaaaaaaagtttaaaaaaaactgtttttaataAACACTTACTAGTAAAGAAGTTAAAAAACCAGAGTGACCTTTCCCTACCAGTAATCGCCACAAGAACATTTCCCATTTTTGAAATGGTGAAACCTACTAGCATCTCTAACAACAATTTCCCGGTTTTTAATCTCCGATATATGCTTGATTGCCGCATGGCAGTCACCACAAACACGCAAATTCTTCATCACCCGGATTGGAAAACCCTTTGGGGTGTTCATTAGAGCAAATGCAATGGCCAACTTTTCGCTGTGGTGTGTCAAGTGGTTTTCCTTTTCCTCGGCATCCATGTCGTGCAGAACAGAGCCGGTATCCGGCACATAACCCCTTAGCTTCATTTCCCAAGTCAATTCTTTCAAGTATGAATCAATCTCCATTAACTGTGGATGAGATTCATCACCCATACAAAATTGGTGAACTTGGTTCTTCACCTCAAACCAGCTGATACCTGGTTCCTTCTTCACCTTCCGGTCTCTCATTGCTTTCCTCACTTCTGAAACATCCTTCCATCTTTTAGCCGAGGCCTGAGTATTAGACAAAAGCACATACGAAGCTGAATCATGCGGATCAAGCCTAAATACTTCTTCAGCCATCCTTTTTGCCATATCGGCGTTTTTATAGATTTTACAGGCGGATAATAAAGTCTTCCATATAATAGTATCTGCCTTTACAGTCATAGTTCTTATGAAAGATTCTGCTTCCTCCAAACGTCCGGATCGCCCAAGGAGATCAACCACACATGTATAATGTTCTAGTCGAGGTTCCAATTTGTGTTTCTCTACCATCATGTCAAAGATTTCAATTCCTGTATCTTTGAATCCACAGTGACTACAAGAATAAAGCAAACTTAAGAAAGTAACATCATTTGCCTCCAACCCTTCTTGATCCATCCTATTGAACAACTCGATGGCTTCCTTTCCCTTCCCATGAAACCCATAAGCAGCAATCATTGAGCTCCACACGACAACATCAGCTTCCTCACTTTCTGAGAAGGCATTTACAGAATCGTCCAGACACCCACATCTGGAGTACATACTAACTAGTGAACTAATTACACTTGCAACCCTGCTATAGCCAGTTTTAACAGCCTCTGCATGAATCTGTTGGCCTTGGCCAAGTGTTGCCAACTCCGAACACGAACTGATTACACTCACAAACGTAATCTTGTCAGGCCTAAAACCTGCTGTTTTCATCTTATTGTATTGGTCCAAAGCTCCCTCAGAAAACCCGTTTTGAGCTCTTCCCGCGATCAGAGTGTTGTAAGCAACCACACTTGTTATTGGCATTGCCTCAATCACTTTCTCTCCTTCTCCCAAATTTCCAGACTTCATGTACATATGAGCCAAAGAATTCCCAACAACCGAATTCAACTCCAACCCGGATTTCACCACGTACCCATGGACCTGCCTACCCAAATTCAAATCTTTTGAACCAGCACAACCTCTAAACACACTCCCAAGAGTGAACCTGTCAGGCATAAAACCCAAACCACGCATCCGGGAAAACAAACTCAAACCCTCTTCGTTAAACTCGAACTGTGTCAGACCCATAACCATCACATTCCACGTCGCGACATTCCGTTCgggcatttcatcaaacaccttGCGCGCGCTTTCCAAATCCCCATTCTGAACAAACCCACCTATCAAAATGTTGCAAGACATGACGTTCCTCCTGGGCATTACATCAAACAGCTTAAAGGCGATTCTCAGGTCTCCAATTTTGGCGTAAGCGTTGAGGAGATGGTTGGTGACAGACTTGTCTGCGGAACAACCAGATGTGAGGATCAATGAATGGAGCTGTTGGGTGAGGGAAAGTGATTGGGTTTGAATGCATGATTTGAGGAGGAGAGGGAAGAAGAGAGGTGGGTCTGACCATATATGTGATCGGAAGGCTTCGAATGCCTCTTTGAGGCGGCCTCTGGAGCAGAGGTTTGTGAATGCGGTGGGTGCTTCGGAGGTGTTTGTGGTGGAGAGACAACGAGGGGTTGGAGAGTGCTGTGGAATGGAGTAGCTGAGAGGCCTAAGATGACAAGAGTACTTACCCATACATTTGGGTTTTCGTGggatgggttgggttgggttgtgTACTTGTGTGATCTGTTAGTAGTATTAACCCCAAGCGTTTCGCCACGTGGTTATGAGAAATTAATAATAAATGTTCCTCCACAATATCATAGGTTTTATTATTACGGGGGCTAAACATTCATATTTTTGTAGTCACCAGAGGTAATGCTCGGTCATTACCTTCAAGGCTCCAAAATTATTTGAGATACGCGCAAGTTGGTCTGGACAttcggttatcaaaaaaaaataaaatctgcTAGTAGTATTTGGAATAATTTCTGCTACTTTCGTACCGCTTTGCTTGTCCCATACAAAAGGATGTGcaaatttttgataaaaaaacaagTCTCTTTTTGTAttatgttttgaattttttgcaccaaattaaagtaaatgacaagttctttaatttgatgtaaaaaaactatcaaaaatGATGCAtgaaagtattttatttattgcttaaaaaaatttatgattttttgtaGAGGACAAATAATTTAAGACGGATGGAGTAGTTTTTTAGAAACTAAATATTGTGCAAGACAGTACATGGGGAACACAATTCTACCCATCACTCCAAATCAAGAAAGAATGGTACAATGGTGTTTTTtaggatttttcaaatggacaAATTAATTTGGATCAacgtaaaataaaaaaggagacAAACGAAATGCAATAGTACAACCACACACAATTACACAAACAAGTTGACTAATCAgatcccaaaataaaaaaaaaaagttgactaAGGGTACCCGACCCCATGTGTGAGACCCGAACCATACATATCACacattttttttcgcatttgatGGGATGAAAAAAATGCTATTCactgattttgccactcatgAGGGATTTGTTACTTTTCATAGGTACATTTTTAGCGTAAATATGTAATTGCATTGAAACCCAAGAACCTGTTTCTAGCTATATGAATTCTGACTTTAAGGACTCGACCTAACATTAATGCGCTGAGACTAAATTatggggaaaagaaaagagtttgGACAAGATTAATTTTAGAAGCTAAAGCTGCAATATCTACAAAAGTTGAGACTAAAGTAGTAATTAGTTACTAGTACAGGAGTTTAATTGCATAACCTGATTTTCCCCTAAGTGCTGGAAATAGTATTAATTAAGTGCTGAATTATGTGTTCAAAAGTTGAATCAGACTACCGAGCCGCCGGAGTTTATATGGTGATGAGATGCTAAAATGAAGTGACTAGCTGCAGGAATTGCACTGCACATGCTGGAAATGACAGTATGGGAGTTGACATGGTTTACAAATTGCGATCGCTCATTCGCATCCCCGTGTGATCGCTCGTGCTACGTTCGGAGAGGTTTACGCCCATGTTAGCTCCGCCTAGGAGTTCGGTAGAGGTAGAGGTTCCGGTTGTTACTAAAGGCGAGAGTACATGTGAATGATATCGATCGGAACTAAAATAATTCGCTTGGAATTATTATAAGTACTCTCTTTTTACGAACTGTGGTTTGATTGTTGAAATATTATGGATCACGAATATTTGTGAAATGTGTTTTGATATTCATGATACAATAGCTTTGTTGCTCTGCTCGTGGGCTAATGTAGGAGTGTGCCCCGCTCCTTGGCAAATGTAGGAGTGGTTGCCCACTTGGGCTTATATTCTTATTGGCTCGCATATGGGTTATGTGAGTGTGTCCCAATGGGTCCCTCCCATTGGGAATTATATTTGAATAGCTCTTGGTTTCGCCAATGTACTTATTTAAGCTGATGCTCATGGTAACGGTACCGTGGTAACTTTGATTGGAGGTAAACGGCTCTCGGCCATATGGGATGAGTTGACGGACCCTGTGGTGGTCTTTGCGGAATACTTTTACTGAAAGACTCGTTTGATTTAAACTTAATCcataattgttttgtttgtacTTTTTCTGTACATATATGGTTTGAGTTGTGGCCTGGGTGAGATCCTGATATTTTTGTAACTCTTGTACTATATTGTACACTTCacttttattttaataagagaGGTTGGTTCGACTTATATCCGGCTTACTAGTTTGGAGGTAATCAGGTATTGCTGCATCACTTTCTTGGGGCGGTGTCATTAACCTACCATGTTTGGGGCGTGACACCATGGATACCATATGTGTGAGCTTGTTGGCCCTATTCTgaagtcccacacaaataattcaagtcGTTCACTATTTtactgaaaataatttttcaagttgTACTGTGAAAGCGATTAACATCTCTAAAACAAAGACTAGGCGCTAGATTCACATGAAGATGTCATTGCGTGATaatttttcaaactattttgCTATACAATTAGCTGTCAGAGCTTTACCGATACCCGTTTCCGTTTCCCTTTGTTCCATACTCGGTAGGATGCCCAGTGCTACGCACGACCATCGTGCCcgtttatttgattttgtgtaAGTTGTTTTTTGATATTTTGGTGAAATATTAGGGAGCGGGAAATTTTCTGTGAGTTTTGGAGTgcatttgtttttaaaatgagACTGTTATTGCTGAGTTTTTGTAATTTAAAGTCTTGATTGAGTCGTGTTCTATTATGTTTGATGCCTGGTTACCTGTTACCCTTGAGTTTAAGACAGAGCCAAGTTGTATGCATTGAGTGCAATAAACGATTGTCTAATATCTCCCATATACAAGTCTTTCTTCCACAGCGTAAACCGACTATTCCTCTTGTAGATTCAATCGGATTCTCGAATCATTCATCAAAAGATCCATAAGAGTTGACTTATAGCCATTCAGTTACAAGGCATAGTCTTAAAAGTGAAGGAAGTAAAAGGAGAAGTTCAAACGAATTTCATTAAAATCGTATCAATTGGTTGAAAGGCTTCATGTTATATTGTCTTTAAGGCAACCTGACAACATTCCCGTTGCACTTAACTCATCGTTTTTCagataatatttttgaaaaaagaaaaatattgtggTCGGGAAAGTTAAGAGTTTGGAATGGAGTAGGAGACTGCAGTTATAATTACATGGTCTAATAAATTACAATAatcttgcaagttgcaactcTGCCAAAGCAAACATCTTTGATTATCTGGGACGAAGCTTCAAtggcaaaaaaagaaagcattGAAGCCCTGGCCAGTTTGCTACATTCTGCATATCATAATTCTAACAACGCACATAATTTTAACATCTACCCACAGCAATATGAGTTGTATAAGACATGGATATCACGAAAAAAATCCTTGAGGCAAAGAGCTTAGCGCTACCATTTCATGATAAACTGATCCAGGTAAAACTCTGATGGAAGACAATCCTACAAAATTCAGATGAAAAAGTCACAAGACATTAAGGGAATCGCAACAACAGTCTAGGGAACTTCAAATAAGCGCATCTTGGAATTCCATAACGAACCAGGTTAATATCATTAGATAATTACAGTTCAAAAAATGAGGCCTTTTCCATGTATGTATGCACACAAAAGCCAGAAACTTAGCAAAATGGTTAATCTATGGTGATATCTTACACAAAAACCATGGAAGAACTCAAAAAAGATATATTGTATGCTACATCTTCCAGGTATATATTGCATCTTTGCAAGGGATCGACAGCTTGCAGAATGGAGTAATTATACTCAAAAGTATGCAACACCATAACGCGTAACTGATTTGTTGACCAAATTCATTAGCACTCAATATTTTCGTGAAACAAACATTAAACTTTACCTCCACTCGTAGTCTTTTGGAATCGAGGACTCCATCAACATAATTAAGCTGACCTGACAGCCCAAAAGTCTTGCCTGCATATGCCAAACCCTAATCAGTCAAGTTCAAAAGAAGTTTCTCATGGTGTTGCCGATTTAAAGCGGCATCGGCAAAATAAAGTTGGATTATCAACACAAGAAGGTAAAATCTCTCCTATCAGTAAGCAAACTACATAAGCTCAACATTAATTAATCAattaacagaaaaagaaaaagtaaataaagatCGGAGTTTACTTCTTCAATTCAACAGTTCAAAAGAGAAACCCTAGAAGGCGATCTCATGCAAACATTTTTTTGGAATAGGGGAGGAAAAACCCATACCTAACGTAAGATCGTCTCGGAAGCTCGCGTCACTTCCCAATTCTTCCTTTCCTCATCACCTGGAAAAGTCCCACGCCTCCGCTACCTTACAAAATTCGGGCTGTGATCTCCAACTGCTGGTGGTTGTCGGTGTTGGAGAAAATTTAATTCAACATTAGTTAGTTACGGAAAATAACATACTACtaatattttggaggaaaattgGGACAAAATCAAGTCTAATTGGTTATATGTGTGCCGAATAAGTAAAGGCAGTAATTATACCGTTAGTGCTCCTAGACTCAAGGAGACTAAGTCACTGGGTTCAACTATACCTCTTTAACACATCCACGTAATTAATATAAAAGGTATGTGATACATAATCCTTCAATAGCAAATCTTAAATAGATATATGAAAGTAAAACATAAAATTAGTTCAACAATTTCCTCGGACTCTGGAGATCCCTGTGCACTATGCTCTCCTTtacctcccactccttgtaaattctccacctcctcctcaacctccatctaaTGATGGTCCTTCTGCTCAACCCAGTGGATGTTTTTCTCCCAAAACATGGTTAAAATGGGTATCAATAACGTTTAGTGTATTTTTCACAACCCCCAATACCGTCCATTTGGACTAGAGAATGTGGACTTGTTGGAGTACCTCAGCATGCACTTCTCATGCCAGATCGTCGCCGCTTTGACCAGGGGCACTTTTTGACTGCATCTCTGCTAGCGGAAACAATACATTCTCGACACACGGTAGTGAAGATGTCGCCATGGTAGAGGAAGAGGCTGTAGGTGACATCAAGGGGGCTGCTGCCAGTGGTGAAGTTGAAAAATCCGATAGAGGTGTTGGAGTTGAAGGAGAGAACGGATAGGAGGTTCTAGAGGTTTGCTTGGTAGGTGCTGTTTGATTGTGGTCCCAGATATGCTGGCAGTCCATGAATAAAGGTTCAGCTTTGAtcattgggattgggattgggatgaGGCCGACGAAGCAAATTGAGTAAataaacaaacagagcctttttGGGCATTTGTAGGGCATATTATGCATTGTAGAGCCGAGCACAACTAATTAATTACATATCTGGGACCACAATCTTTACTTACGCCCTAAACagcaccaagcaaacctcaacaACCTCCTGTCCGTTCTCTCCTCCAACTCCAACGCCTCTTTAAGATTTTTCAACTTCACCGCCCGCAGCAGCCCCCCTGACGTCGCCTATGGCCTCTTCCTTTGCCGCGAAGACGTCTCTGTGGCCATGTGTCAGGAATGTCTCGTATCCGCTAGCAGAGATGTAGTCGATAAGTGCTCCAGGTCGAAGCGGGTCATGATTTGGCATGAGAAGTGCATGCTGAGGTACTCCAACAAGTCCACCTTCTCTGGTCCGGATGGACCGTAAACCTCAACAACCTCCTACCCGTTTTAATGAAGTTTTGGGAGAGGTAATTCTTGAAATAATTTTATGTTTTACTTTCATATATTTATTTAAGATTTGCTATTGATGGATTATTTATCACATACCTTTTATATTAATTACGTGGGTTTGTAAAGGACGTATATACATAATAGTAAGAGATCATGGGAGAAATCATAGGGGTTGGTTGAAACCACTGACTTAGTCTCCTTGATACTAGGAGCACTAACGGTAATTATTGCCTTTACTTATTATTCGGCACACATATAACCAATTAGACTTGATTTTCTCCtaattttcctccaaaatatcgtTAGTATATTTTTATCCCTAACTAACTAATGTTGCATTAAATTTTCTCCAACAATCTAAGGAACAATACACCTCCTTTCTGCACTGCGTTGACTGGTGTTCCTTCCCTAAGATAAAACGACCATCGAGTTTGCTTTGTGTAGTGAAGCAAAAGCTCACAAACCTGTAGTTGCCTGACACTCCAAAATCACTTGTCAAATATATAATCATAGCAAGGTTTATCATTGATGTTATCGGAGGTTTTCTGGAGCAAGAATTGAACTACAGGAGAAGAAAGATTATTTCACTTGCTCTGTCTTTTTCCGTTGGAATGGGTAAGAGGAGTAAAGGCTTTTGTTTTCCAGTGGGACAAGAAATTGCTggtatatgtgtatgtataggtatacacacacacacacacacacacacacacacacacagatttcCAAAAGTTAAGAAACCACCATGTGGTGCATGTAGTTAATAGCCTCCTGATGATAAGGGGGGAGTAATGAGGTCAGACAATGAATGAGCACCGCCCGCTATAAAATCAGCATGGGTATGCAACGGCATCCAACGAGTATGGATATGGGAATCCAACGGCTCTCAAAACAATTAAAAGatggaattgaaaatttataCCAAGAAACCAGtataggaaaataaaatttaaattactTACAACAGTCCGCAATGCCGTCGAGGCTGATCTACGGAACTTGGAGTTGTTTTGTGCAGATGTCTGCCGGATTGGGCCAGTTCTCCAGCGGCTGTATTGAAGCCgcagagaaagaaagagaacctagtaacagagagagagacagatgaTTTTTTCAATCTCTTTTCTTTAAACAGAGTAAGTCGAGTtcgggggggtgggggggtgggTTTGTGTGGTGGTTTTACatgtagggctgtaaacgagccgaatgtTAGAATGTTCAGATTCGTTAGttaagtttttaagtgaactcgagccgaactcaatgaaaatttgaagagccgagctcgagctgagcTTGCCTAGGTTTGAGTCAAACTTGAGCTTGTTTGTGAGCTTTAACGAGtcaataatatcatatatttATGCTTTCATATATgtctaaaaatgaaaataaaattttactatGTACCTAAATACATTTATACACTAGGATAAAGGCAGGAAAAAAAGGGATAAATTTTACTATGGAAAAACGAACTTCATAAATCTAAACATTCATGCACTAGGATAAAGGCGGCGTGCTTCACACGTTTATGTCGTGCTCATTGCTTATGGTGTTTGCATATTAATATGGATGTTTTAATGCGATGAGGATAACCATTTCATACCATATATTCTTTCCAGGAAACCATGGGTGCTAGGTAGTCAATATTGCTAAAGTTGGATTGTCTGTTTTCCCTTTTTAGTTAAGTTACAAGTCAGACTTAAAAGTTTCCCCCATTATGTTCTCCTGCAAATGAAGGTAAGCACATTGGGGGAAAGTGAAGCCTTACAATCTCTAAAAAATGCACATAATTTTTCACTGTTAATTACACATAATGGTATGAAAACAAGTATTATTTTGCTAATGCACAGAATGTGACAGTTCCTCCTACGTGATCCCCACatttagggtgtgttccactaagtacaataagtgcttatttttttaaattaaaggtgatgtattgtgaaagaatgacctgtctcgtaaagcggaaaatatctacttaaaaataagaaccttagtagAACCGAGCCTTAGCGTTCTATGTGCTTTTCCTCCTCCACCCCCATTTCAACTCCCATCCCCTTTTGAGGCCTGGTGCGGTTGGTGGATCGAAATCTGATAATTTACATTTATGTACATATGAAGTCGAAGTTCTTAAGTACACATTCTAAGTTGCAAGGATTAAGTTTGAGACATAATAACGAGTACACATTTTAAGCAAATCACATAGTCCAAAAGATGTGCTTTTGCTTTGATAGCCCTAGACTTCGCAAATGTTTTGGTCATGACTTGGTCATCCTCTTTGGTCTTGCTAACTGTAAGATCAGTGCCATTCAAGGGCAGAGGGAGTGTGAGACAAGTGAAGGCAGGTGACCCCACTGCTCCCAAATTTTTATAGGGATAGGTATAATTTTCACTCCATTTTTACTCACTTGACCCCACTTTAAAATTCATTCTTGCCCTAGCCCATAAAAGGGTTTGGTACTTGGGAAAAAAAGGGGTTAAAATAGAATCTCCACCCACAAAATCCCCAAACGTCAACATGGCGTTTCATTCGTTCTTCAAAAAGAACAAGGGTTTCGTCGATCGTTTCTCCTAATCTCTACATAGACTATACCAAGATCTCCATGGATGCATGATAGTTTGGTTGTGTACATATAGAAAGATATTTTTGAAACCATTACAAATAAGGCTATCATCCATCGTTACCAAAGTATGAAAAGTAGTCGAGGTCAATTGTAAATCGAAGCTACattttgttattaatatatatctactttttgattaacttgttaataaaaaacaaagtgaatcgtacgattcttATTATTCACCTTACGATTCACCGATTCAAAGCACAATTCTGCAATTCTCACTTCGATTCTTACCTATTCACAATTCATATCATCGATCCAAATTGTTTTATACCTGAATCGAACCGAATCTTACGATTCAAATTGG
The sequence above is drawn from the Rhododendron vialii isolate Sample 1 chromosome 6a, ASM3025357v1 genome and encodes:
- the LOC131330045 gene encoding pentatricopeptide repeat-containing protein At2g41080-like, with amino-acid sequence MGKYSCHLRPLSYSIPQHSPTPRCLSTTNTSEAPTAFTNLCSRGRLKEAFEAFRSHIWSDPPLFFPLLLKSCIQTQSLSLTQQLHSLILTSGCSADKSVTNHLLNAYAKIGDLRIAFKLFDVMPRRNVMSCNILIGGFVQNGDLESARKVFDEMPERNVATWNVMVMGLTQFEFNEEGLSLFSRMRGLGFMPDRFTLGSVFRGCAGSKDLNLGRQVHGYVVKSGLELNSVVGNSLAHMYMKSGNLGEGEKVIEAMPITSVVAYNTLIAGRAQNGFSEGALDQYNKMKTAGFRPDKITFVSVISSCSELATLGQGQQIHAEAVKTGYSRVASVISSLVSMYSRCGCLDDSVNAFSESEEADVVVWSSMIAAYGFHGKGKEAIELFNRMDQEGLEANDVTFLSLLYSCSHCGFKDTGIEIFDMMVEKHKLEPRLEHYTCVVDLLGRSGRLEEAESFIRTMTVKADTIIWKTLLSACKIYKNADMAKRMAEEVFRLDPHDSASYVLLSNTQASAKRWKDVSEVRKAMRDRKVKKEPGISWFEVKNQVHQFCMGDESHPQLMEIDSYLKELTWEMKLRGYVPDTGSVLHDMDAEEKENHLTHHSEKLAIAFALMNTPKGFPIRVMKNLRVCGDCHAAIKHISEIKNREIVVRDASRFHHFKNGKCSCGDYW